One genomic window of Anaerolineae bacterium includes the following:
- a CDS encoding Thiol peroxidase, Tpx-type, whose protein sequence is MATERKGLLKFQENEVTVVGDDLKIGDKAPDFLVHTMELKSLRGIGDTQGKVRILGSLPSLNTSVCDRETRRFNEEASKLGDGVVIEMISMDLPFTLKNWCGAAGVERVLTLSDHMTGEFGEKYGVLIKELRILRRAIFVVDRNDVLTYVAYMPALGDEPDYEAVLAAARAALG, encoded by the coding sequence ATGGCTACAGAAAGAAAAGGACTCCTGAAGTTTCAAGAGAATGAGGTTACGGTTGTTGGTGATGATCTGAAAATCGGTGATAAAGCGCCAGATTTTCTGGTGCATACCATGGAATTGAAATCCTTGCGTGGCATCGGCGATACGCAAGGAAAAGTTCGTATTCTTGGCTCGTTGCCCAGTTTGAACACTTCAGTTTGTGACCGCGAAACCCGCCGATTTAATGAAGAAGCCAGTAAGCTGGGGGATGGAGTGGTAATCGAGATGATCAGTATGGATCTACCGTTTACCCTGAAGAACTGGTGCGGTGCGGCTGGGGTGGAACGTGTTCTGACGTTATCCGATCACATGACAGGGGAATTTGGTGAGAAGTACGGGGTATTGATCAAAGAACTGCGTATCTTACGGCGAGCGATCTTTGTGGTCGATCGCAACGATGTCCTGACATATGTTGCCTATATGCCCGCACTTGGGGATGAACCGGATTATGAGGCCGTCTTAGCCGCGGCAAGGGCGGCGCTTGGTTAA